The Leptolyngbya sp. FACHB-261 genome segment AGCAGCAGCGAATAAGACTGGTATCTGCTCGCCAACGACGCCTTAAAGTTCTACTGAGGACACAGAAGATTTCTGCAGAAACTATGACCACTGAGAAGATCTCTGCTGAGACTACCACCACAGCCATAGGGGTCACAGCTCACGACAATTTGCCCCCAGCCCTAATAGAGCTTCCAGCAGTCGCCTCGCCGTCAAAAGACCTAGCCAAAGCATCCCTAGAAGCTAGCCCTGAACCAGCTATTCACTCGGTAAATCAAACAGCACCGTAGTCATGTAACGCTCTGCCCACTCAGTTCCAAAAGCCTTCTCCAGGATGCGTCGAGTCTTGTCATTGAGCTGCTGTTGAGTGCAGTAGTGTTTCTGCCCTGCCAAGATAGCAGCGCGATCTCCAGACGTTGGTTGAGCAGCCTGTGACTGTTGCAGATGAAGTTCAAGAAAGCGAGTGGCTTGCTCAAGAAACCTCTGCTCCTCCACTTCACCCTCGGGACGCACAAACAGACAAAAGCGAGAGAAAATATCGCCCCATTGAGGCAGATCGCGTTGTTGGCTAAAGCTGAGCGGGACTAGAGCTTCTAGGGATGCAACATAGCTTTGGTCAAGTGCACGGCTGTGACTGGCAGGATCAAACACTGGAGACAGGTCAACAATTGCTGCACTGATCTGACCCCGGCCCCCTACTAGGTCCGCACCAAACATGGGTAGTGCATATTCTGGGCGAGGAAACATGACGCAGTGCAGAATGTCCAGGTTCTTACCAACTCTCGCTAGTTCCAAGTGCATCTTGCGAAAAGCACGGGATTGGTAACAACGGTTCTCAATCATGAGCCGTTCACCTTCCAATCGTCCCTCCACATAGCCCAGATCCTCAGGCAAGCTATAGGGAGCCAAATCAGGCAAGTATTGCTGCCAGAGCACTTCAATACGGTCTGCAAGCTGGTTGATGAGAGGGTGTTGAGTGCCCCGAATCGAGTCTGAGGTCTGCATGGATTGCTCAATAAGATATTGCTAAAAGGAGCCGGACCATAAAGCCTATTGAAGCAGCTTTCGTATCTAGATTACGATTATTTCAGTAGCGTTACACTTATTGAGGTTACTAGTGGGCATTCAGCATAAATCATCAACCATCAATCAATGCCTAGGTATGGCGGTATGGGATGAGAAAAATTTGAATTTCCCGCAGCCCTGATTGTAGGAAAGTTAGTTGTTTACTCAGCCTTGATGAGATAACAGGCTCAAAATCAGGAATATCACTCACCAAACTTGTGCCAAGTGTCAGTCTACCCCTTCAACTTTGCAATCTGAAACTCAGTCTTTCTATGTACAGCCTAGATGACTCCAAGATTGCAAGCTAGAACTACACGAGCACAAATCGGCTCCATGCTT includes the following:
- a CDS encoding phycocyanobilin:ferredoxin oxidoreductase; this encodes MQTSDSIRGTQHPLINQLADRIEVLWQQYLPDLAPYSLPEDLGYVEGRLEGERLMIENRCYQSRAFRKMHLELARVGKNLDILHCVMFPRPEYALPMFGADLVGGRGQISAAIVDLSPVFDPASHSRALDQSYVASLEALVPLSFSQQRDLPQWGDIFSRFCLFVRPEGEVEEQRFLEQATRFLELHLQQSQAAQPTSGDRAAILAGQKHYCTQQQLNDKTRRILEKAFGTEWAERYMTTVLFDLPSE